The following proteins are co-located in the Bacillus pumilus genome:
- a CDS encoding PspC domain-containing protein yields the protein MKKLYRSATNKKIAGVVGGLAEYLSVDASLLRILTVIIGFMTAFMPIFLVYFIWYFVVPEEGTN from the coding sequence ATGAAGAAGCTTTATCGTTCAGCAACAAATAAAAAAATAGCGGGTGTTGTTGGTGGACTTGCCGAATACTTAAGTGTTGATGCATCCCTGCTTCGCATTTTAACAGTGATTATCGGATTTATGACAGCATTTATGCCGATCTTCCTTGTTTACTTCATCTGGTATTTTGTTGTTCCGGAAGAAGGCACTAACTAA
- the nagB gene encoding glucosamine-6-phosphate deaminase: protein MNIIEFEDKDQLGKEAAALIARTIASKPDAVLGLATGGTPIDTYKELIQLHQAKQLSFKQTRTVNLDEYAGLHPDDENSYMTYMKRHLFDHIDLPQDQYFLPNGAAPNLEEECLRYDQLIQDVGGIDLQLLGIGQNGHIGFNEPGTSFDSKTHVVQLDENTRQANARYFSSIDEVPTHAITMGIASILSSKKILLLASGKSKAKVIQYLEQTEIHPDFPASALKHHQDVTIFIDREAGSLR from the coding sequence ATGAACATCATCGAATTTGAAGATAAAGATCAATTAGGAAAAGAAGCAGCTGCCCTCATTGCACGTACAATCGCATCTAAACCAGATGCAGTGCTCGGCCTAGCAACTGGCGGTACACCTATCGATACCTACAAAGAATTAATTCAACTTCATCAAGCGAAGCAACTGTCTTTCAAACAAACAAGAACAGTCAATTTGGATGAGTATGCAGGACTTCATCCCGATGATGAAAATAGTTATATGACCTATATGAAACGTCATTTATTTGATCATATTGATCTCCCTCAGGATCAGTATTTCCTGCCAAATGGCGCTGCACCTAATTTGGAAGAAGAATGCTTAAGATATGATCAGCTCATTCAAGATGTAGGGGGCATCGACCTTCAGCTTCTTGGAATCGGACAAAATGGACATATTGGTTTTAACGAACCAGGTACCTCTTTCGACTCAAAGACTCATGTTGTTCAATTAGATGAAAACACCCGTCAAGCAAATGCAAGATACTTTTCTTCTATTGATGAGGTACCTACACATGCCATCACAATGGGAATTGCGAGCATTCTTTCAAGCAAAAAAATTCTCCTTCTTGCATCAGGAAAATCAAAAGCGAAAGTGATACAATATTTAGAACAGACAGAGATTCACCCAGACTTCCCTGCATCTGCCCTTAAACATCATCAAGATGTGACGATTTTCATTGATCGAGAAGCTGGTTCACTACGCTAA
- the nagA gene encoding N-acetylglucosamine-6-phosphate deacetylase: protein MSSSLLLSNIHIVTKAQIIEHGFVGLCDGKIDYISTSPPTGNYEKVYISRENFYLLPGMIDIHIHGGYGADMMDATPEAMNTLADNLPSEGTTSFLATTITQNHQEIEQALKNVAHWKQYNEEQAGSQAQCLGIHLEGPFISKDKAGAQPAQWIKQTDLPLFEKWLDASEQLIQVVTFAPEEDLEFAFLSLLQEKNIIPSIGHTNAHHDMIELAAKHGARHVTHLYNAMSSFQHREPNAVGAALTNENLHIELITDGIHSHPLSIKLAYLAKGSDRLIMITDSMRAKGLGDGTYEFGGQTVTVSGEKALLSDGTLAGSILRMKDGVKRMRQITHCEWTEIAKMTSTNAATQLGLDHQLGSIEVGKLADLVIWDQSGELMMTICRGQIVFEKKEANH from the coding sequence ATGAGCAGCTCTTTATTGCTCTCCAATATTCATATTGTGACAAAGGCACAGATCATTGAACACGGTTTTGTCGGTTTATGCGATGGCAAGATCGACTATATTTCAACATCACCACCGACAGGAAATTATGAAAAAGTATATATTTCCCGGGAAAACTTTTATTTACTTCCCGGAATGATTGATATTCACATCCATGGCGGATATGGTGCAGACATGATGGATGCGACACCAGAAGCCATGAATACACTTGCTGACAATTTACCGTCAGAAGGAACGACAAGCTTTTTAGCGACAACCATTACCCAAAACCATCAAGAGATTGAGCAAGCACTTAAAAATGTCGCTCATTGGAAACAGTATAATGAAGAACAAGCAGGAAGTCAGGCACAATGTTTAGGTATCCACCTCGAAGGTCCATTTATTTCTAAGGATAAAGCAGGTGCACAACCTGCTCAATGGATTAAACAGACGGATCTCCCGCTTTTCGAGAAATGGTTAGATGCATCTGAACAGCTCATTCAAGTTGTCACGTTTGCACCTGAGGAAGACCTTGAATTTGCTTTTCTTTCCCTGTTGCAAGAAAAGAACATCATCCCTTCTATTGGACATACGAATGCTCATCATGACATGATTGAATTAGCAGCAAAGCATGGTGCACGCCATGTGACGCACCTTTATAATGCAATGAGTTCGTTTCAGCATCGTGAGCCAAATGCTGTAGGTGCTGCTCTTACAAACGAGAACCTTCATATTGAGCTGATCACAGATGGTATTCATTCACACCCTCTTTCTATAAAGCTTGCGTATCTCGCAAAAGGAAGTGATCGTTTGATAATGATCACAGACTCAATGCGTGCAAAAGGTCTAGGGGATGGAACATACGAGTTTGGCGGTCAGACTGTCACAGTCAGCGGTGAAAAGGCATTGCTGTCAGATGGGACACTTGCAGGGTCGATTTTACGAATGAAAGATGGCGTCAAACGAATGAGACAGATCACTCATTGTGAGTGGACCGAGATTGCAAAGATGACCTCAACCAATGCAGCCACTCAGCTAGGGCTTGATCATCAGCTCGGTTCTATCGAAGTTGGAAAACTGGCGGACTTGGTCATTTGGGATCAATCTGGCGAACTAATGATGACGATCTGCCGCGGGCAAATCGTCTTTGAAAAAAAGGAGGCCAACCACTGA
- a CDS encoding phage holin family protein, whose protein sequence is MLRWIVSILVNALLLIVIAGYFDSGILPGLGSVYIEGFGAAIVASIILSLLNILVKPFLIILTLPVTVLSLGLFLFVINAITLMMTSSFMGDSFNIDGFGTAIWMAVILSIFHLLIQKGIVEPLAKKS, encoded by the coding sequence ATGCTTAGATGGATCGTCAGTATTTTAGTAAATGCATTACTTTTAATTGTCATTGCTGGATATTTTGATTCGGGCATTCTGCCGGGGCTCGGAAGTGTGTATATTGAAGGATTTGGTGCAGCCATTGTGGCAAGTATCATTTTGTCCTTGCTCAATATTTTAGTGAAGCCGTTTTTGATCATTTTAACGCTGCCAGTGACCGTACTCTCACTAGGATTGTTCTTATTTGTCATTAATGCCATCACACTGATGATGACATCGAGCTTTATGGGCGATAGTTTTAACATTGATGGGTTTGGAACGGCCATTTGGATGGCTGTCATTTTATCCATTTTCCATCTGCTGATACAAAAAGGAATCGTGGAGCCGTTAGCGAAAAAAAGCTAA
- the hprK gene encoding HPr(Ser) kinase/phosphatase produces MPKVRTKDIMEQFHLELVSGEEGINRPITISDLSRPGIEMAGYFTYYPKERVQLLGKTELSFFEQLPERERKQRMMSLCTDITPAIILSRDREVPKELIEASNENGVPVLRSSLKTTRLSSRLTNFLESKLAPTTAIHGVLVDVYGVGVLLIGKSGVGKSETALELVKRGHRLVADDCVEIRQEDQDTLVGSAPELIEHLLEIRGLGIINVMTLFGAGAVRSYKRITIVMNLELWEQGKQYDRLGLEEEKMRIIDTDVPKLTIPVRPGRNLAVIIEVAAMNFRLKRMGHNAAEQFTSKLADVIEDNGQDE; encoded by the coding sequence GTGCCGAAAGTTCGTACGAAGGACATAATGGAACAATTTCATCTTGAACTGGTAAGTGGGGAAGAAGGGATTAATCGTCCCATTACAATCAGTGATCTTTCCAGACCAGGTATTGAAATGGCTGGATATTTTACATATTACCCAAAAGAAAGAGTTCAACTTTTAGGGAAAACAGAGCTTTCCTTTTTTGAACAACTCCCAGAACGCGAACGAAAGCAGAGAATGATGTCTCTTTGTACAGATATTACCCCTGCTATTATTTTGTCACGAGATCGTGAAGTGCCGAAGGAATTAATTGAAGCATCAAATGAAAATGGGGTGCCGGTTTTACGATCAAGCTTAAAAACGACAAGACTTTCGAGTCGATTAACCAACTTTTTAGAAAGTAAGCTTGCACCAACGACTGCCATTCATGGCGTGCTCGTAGATGTATATGGTGTAGGTGTTTTGTTAATTGGGAAAAGCGGAGTAGGAAAAAGTGAAACAGCCTTAGAACTAGTAAAGAGGGGACACAGGCTGGTCGCAGACGATTGCGTGGAAATCCGTCAAGAGGATCAGGATACGTTAGTTGGAAGCGCACCAGAGCTGATTGAACACCTTCTGGAAATTCGTGGATTAGGTATTATTAATGTGATGACCTTATTTGGAGCAGGCGCCGTCAGAAGCTATAAGAGAATTACGATTGTGATGAACCTTGAGCTTTGGGAACAAGGCAAACAGTATGATCGTTTAGGGCTTGAAGAAGAAAAAATGCGGATCATTGATACAGATGTACCGAAGCTGACCATCCCTGTACGTCCAGGACGAAATTTAGCGGTCATTATTGAGGTGGCTGCGATGAACTTCAGATTGAAACGAATGGGGCATAATGCAGCGGAACAATTTACAAGTAAACTTGCCGATGTCATTGAAGACAATGGCCAGGATGAATAG
- a CDS encoding metallophosphoesterase, protein MVNVSRQIMLLCFFIILFCFSQPASAGPFIQTQVNIPDKPFSPFIFDQFHVDVRPVQGKSRDLQFRASISQSEQILSANLYYKQSDELGYRLIPMERLPGMKPEFTAKIPPDQLWNSTVHYYTEFLTQKSVIKTAEQSVHLNGFEEDLSHIPDLLITEIVVNSKNRKGKDAFEFIEVYNTTHAPISLQHYQLRYRNPAQGTEMDDVYSFHTNPVTLSPGKPYVFWLRKKGQEHLTVADFNAMYKSQLKEGEHISVIESKGLSNSKSRLVTITTNIGEEISSAAFRLKPSLFSEHKSLLFKYPMDGTPQMKLISKIEEEPTPGKVLKAQIPSEKKEISQDIHKPVIEDMTDKKPVKPTESIEIKADVQDDQFVKTVKLRYRTNRKDDFKEILLQKDHNDRLFHHIIYSPELIGKEQLEYQLEASDGENQAMTMKKTIDVEQVSKTHGLRFNVEEGDTVSGIFSLKATSDQKKNIQLMIDGKRSRQAFSALEADPYIAFDVKGTNLYFRNGVSIGKHLLSIFDDSTKVYRTYTMPIPEAEMNQSGSQTISIHAGTKSSPVDRLPGENHDDFELKNVRMILSNGTQIAPVNSKPQKEWKMGDGGNAKKVRTFQFEIPKEAYVSTYIQWDTRRLKEGTHLIEAKTAGEHASVRVKVDNTGPKIKTNIQANEQYKGAFTLKAKVTDRWSDIEDMKAFLDGKPVSLPYQTSSSELDPGEHTFTIKAKDAAGNMSTLKKEFKTVHEHPEIPERVSDKTKVESSKQTVLTKDPTNDKLDYSFYRAYQYTSLHPSMKIFKYAAETEPPKSFNQTGEMIFSDQERNRIAFADGKAVETKDLQRFPYHRFQIKVHHHVREKDVVEAVWKGGSLSGRKVTMYAWNHQHEKWDKITHHFAKDQKEFYLKGLLSVRQYMKNQTFDLLVQDEISKVQKPYRMVWMSDTQYYAKSYPHIFKQMVEWIRDQRDKLNIQYVFHTGDIVDDSKDKQWNRADTFMRVLDDHHIPYGVLAGNHDVRHKDGFYAEYGRYFGAKRFAEKPYYGESYQNNRGHYDLISAGGNDYMMVYMGWGIKQNEIDWLNRVISEHPDRIVILNFHEYLLVSGNRSPIGDLIFHQVVKRHPNIVAVFSGHYHGASRKVDELDDDHDGKVDRKVYQILADYQSGPEGGQGFMRLITADQEKNQLHFTTYSPYMNQEHFYDPKTYGDQDEFSIDVDLTPKMKSVKTNYFELNVYTNVLLGEARGVKSGKKASFKWKGLKPNQDYYWYTVAKDRFQGKAVSPIWKIHTKNDDETTYLRK, encoded by the coding sequence ATGGTGAATGTGAGCAGACAAATCATGCTTTTATGTTTTTTTATCATTCTTTTTTGTTTTAGTCAGCCTGCTTCAGCAGGGCCCTTTATCCAAACACAAGTGAATATACCGGACAAGCCGTTTTCACCTTTTATTTTTGACCAATTTCATGTGGACGTTCGTCCAGTTCAAGGAAAAAGCCGTGATCTTCAGTTTCGGGCGTCTATTAGTCAGTCAGAACAAATTTTGTCTGCAAACTTGTACTATAAACAAAGTGATGAACTGGGGTACCGATTGATTCCAATGGAACGGTTACCTGGAATGAAGCCAGAATTTACAGCGAAAATCCCGCCAGATCAATTATGGAATTCAACGGTTCATTACTATACAGAGTTTCTTACGCAGAAATCTGTGATCAAAACGGCGGAACAATCTGTTCACTTAAACGGATTTGAAGAGGATCTCTCACATATTCCGGACTTACTCATCACGGAGATTGTCGTTAATTCAAAAAATCGAAAAGGCAAAGATGCATTTGAATTTATAGAAGTTTATAACACGACGCATGCTCCTATCTCTCTTCAGCATTATCAGCTGCGCTACCGCAATCCTGCACAAGGCACCGAGATGGATGATGTTTATTCATTTCACACAAATCCAGTCACCCTTTCACCTGGAAAGCCTTATGTTTTCTGGTTAAGAAAAAAAGGGCAGGAGCATTTAACAGTAGCGGACTTTAATGCTATGTACAAAAGCCAATTAAAAGAAGGAGAGCATATCTCAGTGATCGAGAGCAAAGGGCTGTCCAATTCCAAATCTCGTCTTGTCACGATCACAACAAATATAGGTGAGGAGATTTCTTCAGCAGCATTTCGTTTAAAGCCATCATTGTTTAGCGAGCATAAATCCTTGCTGTTTAAGTATCCGATGGATGGTACGCCGCAAATGAAGCTGATCTCGAAAATTGAGGAAGAGCCAACACCTGGAAAAGTGTTAAAAGCACAAATTCCATCTGAAAAAAAGGAAATTTCTCAAGATATTCATAAACCTGTCATTGAAGATATGACGGACAAGAAACCGGTGAAACCAACTGAAAGTATAGAGATTAAAGCAGATGTACAGGATGATCAGTTCGTCAAAACCGTCAAGCTGCGTTATCGAACGAATCGGAAAGATGATTTTAAAGAGATTCTGCTTCAAAAAGATCATAATGACCGGCTATTTCATCATATTATTTATTCGCCTGAGCTGATTGGTAAAGAACAGTTGGAATATCAGCTTGAAGCGTCAGACGGCGAAAATCAAGCAATGACGATGAAGAAAACGATTGATGTGGAGCAGGTCAGCAAAACCCACGGTCTGCGATTCAATGTAGAAGAGGGAGATACAGTTTCAGGTATATTCTCATTAAAGGCAACATCTGATCAGAAAAAAAACATCCAATTGATGATAGATGGAAAGCGAAGTCGACAAGCATTTTCGGCCCTTGAAGCAGATCCATATATTGCATTTGATGTCAAAGGGACAAATTTATATTTTAGAAATGGAGTGTCCATAGGTAAGCACTTACTTTCTATTTTTGATGATTCGACAAAAGTGTATCGTACCTATACAATGCCAATACCAGAAGCAGAGATGAATCAGTCAGGTTCACAAACGATTTCTATTCATGCTGGAACGAAGTCTTCCCCGGTTGACCGGCTGCCTGGGGAGAATCACGATGATTTTGAATTGAAAAATGTCAGGATGATTTTATCGAATGGAACACAAATTGCTCCAGTGAATTCCAAGCCGCAAAAAGAATGGAAGATGGGAGACGGTGGTAACGCCAAAAAGGTAAGAACGTTTCAATTTGAAATCCCAAAAGAGGCTTATGTTTCAACCTATATTCAGTGGGATACAAGAAGGCTGAAAGAAGGAACGCATCTTATTGAGGCCAAAACCGCAGGCGAGCATGCATCTGTACGTGTAAAAGTCGATAACACAGGTCCGAAAATCAAGACCAACATACAAGCAAATGAACAATATAAAGGAGCCTTTACGTTAAAGGCAAAGGTAACTGATCGTTGGAGTGACATAGAGGACATGAAGGCATTTTTAGATGGTAAACCGGTTTCCTTGCCTTATCAGACATCTTCTAGTGAATTAGACCCTGGAGAGCACACGTTTACAATCAAAGCAAAAGATGCCGCAGGGAACATGTCTACTTTGAAAAAAGAATTCAAGACGGTACATGAACACCCCGAGATACCAGAACGAGTGTCAGATAAGACAAAAGTGGAATCGTCTAAGCAAACCGTGTTAACCAAGGACCCAACAAATGATAAGTTAGATTACTCATTTTATCGTGCCTACCAATATACATCGCTGCATCCATCAATGAAGATTTTTAAATATGCAGCTGAGACTGAACCGCCAAAGAGTTTTAACCAAACGGGGGAAATGATCTTTTCTGATCAAGAAAGGAATCGCATTGCATTTGCTGATGGTAAGGCAGTCGAGACGAAGGATTTACAGCGTTTTCCCTACCATCGTTTTCAAATCAAGGTGCATCATCATGTACGTGAAAAGGATGTCGTCGAGGCTGTTTGGAAAGGAGGATCATTGTCAGGGAGAAAGGTGACAATGTACGCATGGAATCATCAGCATGAAAAATGGGATAAAATCACTCATCACTTTGCAAAGGATCAAAAGGAATTTTACCTTAAAGGCCTGCTGTCAGTGAGACAGTACATGAAGAATCAAACGTTTGATTTGCTTGTACAGGATGAAATCAGCAAAGTGCAAAAGCCATATAGGATGGTATGGATGTCTGACACACAATACTATGCAAAGAGCTATCCTCATATCTTTAAACAAATGGTCGAATGGATCAGAGATCAAAGAGATAAGTTAAACATTCAATATGTGTTCCATACAGGCGATATTGTGGATGATTCAAAGGATAAGCAATGGAATCGTGCCGATACATTTATGCGTGTGTTAGATGATCATCATATTCCTTATGGTGTTTTAGCAGGAAATCATGATGTCAGACACAAGGATGGTTTTTATGCGGAATATGGGAGATACTTTGGAGCGAAACGCTTTGCAGAAAAACCTTATTATGGTGAATCCTATCAAAATAATCGAGGTCATTATGATCTCATCTCTGCCGGTGGCAATGATTATATGATGGTGTACATGGGCTGGGGGATTAAGCAAAATGAAATCGATTGGTTAAACCGTGTCATTTCTGAGCATCCAGATCGTATCGTCATTTTAAACTTTCACGAGTATTTGTTAGTGAGTGGCAACCGAAGTCCGATAGGCGACCTCATCTTCCACCAAGTGGTAAAACGTCACCCTAATATTGTGGCAGTATTTAGCGGGCACTACCACGGAGCGAGCAGGAAAGTAGATGAGCTTGATGATGACCATGATGGAAAAGTGGACCGGAAAGTATATCAAATCCTTGCTGATTATCAGTCAGGTCCTGAGGGCGGTCAAGGATTTATGAGGTTGATTACAGCGGATCAAGAAAAAAATCAACTTCATTTTACAACATACTCACCTTACATGAATCAAGAGCATTTCTATGATCCTAAAACGTATGGAGATCAGGATGAGTTTTCAATTGATGTGGATTTGACGCCGAAAATGAAATCCGTCAAAACCAATTATTTTGAACTCAATGTATATACAAACGTCCTTCTAGGAGAAGCACGAGGCGTAAAAAGCGGCAAAAAAGCAAGCTTTAAGTGGAAAGGCTTAAAGCCAAATCAAGACTATTATTGGTATACTGTTGCAAAAGATCGTTTTCAAGGGAAAGCTGTTTCACCTATATGGAAAATTCATACAAAAAATGATGACGAAACAACATATCTTCGGAAATAA
- the lgt gene encoding prolipoprotein diacylglyceryl transferase: protein MNEAIQPIDPIAFQLGPISVHWYGVIIGVGALLGLWLALRECEKRGINKDTFIDLILFAIPIAIICARIYYVSFEWDYYQQHPNEIIKIWNGGIAIHGGLIGAVLTAIVFTKVKKVSFWKIADVAAPSILLGQAIGRWGNFINQEAHGEAVSRAFLENLHLPEFIINQMYIDGTYYHPTFLYESLWNLAGVVILILLRRTSLRRGEIFLSYLIWYSIGRFFIEGMRTDSLMLTDHLRIAQMISIAILVAAVLLIVFRRIKGYASIPYKENNSSN, encoded by the coding sequence ATGAACGAAGCAATTCAACCAATTGATCCGATTGCTTTTCAGCTCGGACCTATATCGGTTCATTGGTATGGTGTGATTATAGGGGTCGGAGCCTTGCTTGGACTCTGGCTCGCACTGAGAGAATGTGAAAAAAGAGGAATCAATAAAGATACGTTTATTGACTTAATCTTATTTGCGATTCCAATCGCCATTATTTGTGCACGAATTTATTATGTGTCCTTTGAATGGGACTACTATCAGCAGCATCCAAATGAAATCATTAAGATTTGGAATGGCGGAATTGCAATACACGGCGGGCTGATAGGTGCAGTGCTGACAGCCATTGTATTTACAAAAGTGAAAAAGGTATCCTTTTGGAAAATCGCCGATGTGGCAGCACCTAGTATTTTACTAGGGCAGGCTATCGGGCGCTGGGGCAACTTTATTAATCAGGAAGCGCATGGTGAGGCTGTCTCAAGAGCCTTTTTAGAAAATTTGCATCTGCCTGAGTTTATCATTAATCAAATGTATATTGATGGGACCTATTATCACCCAACGTTTTTATACGAATCATTATGGAATCTTGCCGGCGTTGTGATTTTGATTTTATTACGCAGAACATCACTGCGTAGAGGCGAAATTTTCTTGTCTTATTTAATTTGGTATTCAATTGGCCGTTTCTTCATTGAAGGAATGAGAACGGACAGCTTAATGCTGACAGACCATCTTCGAATCGCACAGATGATTTCAATTGCGATATTGGTAGCAGCTGTTTTGCTGATTGTCTTTAGAAGAATCAAAGGCTACGCATCCATTCCGTATAAAGAGAACAACTCATCGAATTAA
- a CDS encoding GntR family transcriptional regulator: MFIDKQSPIPMYHQIMENLKKQIEDGTLAPDTLIPSEREYAERFDISRMTVRQALSNLVNEGYLYRQKGKGTFVSRKKFEQPLQGLTSFTEDMRQRGLKASSQLVDFKKTVCPEHLLPVLQLSNSDAVYELKRIRLANDEPMAIETSYIPETFAGELTKKHLTGSLYEYIENHTGLAIAHAKQELEANVASEQEAHVLSISTGSPVLSIARTTYFQNDLPFEYVLSVYRGDRYKLIHTMER, translated from the coding sequence ATGTTTATTGATAAACAGTCACCTATTCCGATGTACCATCAGATTATGGAGAACTTGAAAAAGCAGATTGAGGATGGAACATTAGCACCTGATACACTCATTCCTTCTGAAAGAGAGTATGCCGAACGCTTTGATATTAGTCGAATGACTGTCAGACAAGCCTTATCGAACCTTGTGAACGAAGGATATTTGTATCGCCAAAAAGGAAAAGGCACCTTTGTTAGCCGAAAAAAGTTTGAACAACCGCTTCAAGGCTTAACAAGCTTTACAGAAGATATGCGCCAACGAGGGCTCAAAGCCTCAAGCCAGCTGGTTGATTTCAAAAAAACCGTATGTCCAGAGCACTTGCTGCCAGTCTTACAACTTTCTAATAGCGATGCTGTATATGAACTAAAACGAATACGTCTTGCAAATGATGAACCAATGGCGATTGAAACGAGCTATATACCCGAAACATTCGCTGGAGAATTAACCAAGAAACATTTAACTGGCTCTTTATATGAATATATAGAAAATCACACTGGCCTTGCAATTGCCCATGCAAAACAGGAGCTTGAAGCCAATGTTGCCTCAGAGCAGGAAGCACACGTGCTGTCTATTTCAACTGGCTCGCCTGTGCTATCAATTGCAAGAACAACGTATTTTCAAAACGACCTTCCATTCGAGTATGTTCTTTCCGTTTATAGAGGGGATCGTTACAAACTCATTCATACAATGGAAAGATAA
- a CDS encoding nucleoside recognition domain-containing protein, with protein MGETWKNGFKAGLSTTWTLGKVIFPVTILVSILQHTPVMDWIIQFIRPFMGLFGLSGEAAIPLVLGNMLNLYAGIAAILTLELPVKEVFILAVMLSFCHNLIIESTVAAKVGLRVSVILLVRISLAVVSAIVIHLVWQGGQEPAQYGLLTAAQAADVPSSWYMIVLLAVQKAFLGVLQLACIVIPLMIIIQFMRDLGWLHTLSKWLSPFTRMLGMKENTSMTMVAGLTIGLAYGAGVMMKAVEEDGVSKKDLTLAFIFLVACHAVVEDTLIFIPLGIPVWPLLVIRLISAILLTAAISYIWRKREHAAVRKEAI; from the coding sequence ATGGGGGAGACATGGAAAAACGGCTTTAAAGCAGGGCTGTCGACGACTTGGACACTTGGAAAAGTCATTTTTCCGGTTACTATTCTCGTCAGTATCTTGCAGCATACGCCTGTTATGGATTGGATTATACAATTCATACGGCCATTTATGGGGTTGTTTGGTCTTTCGGGGGAAGCGGCGATTCCGCTTGTATTAGGAAATATGCTGAACTTGTATGCGGGTATTGCCGCTATCTTGACATTAGAGCTTCCTGTGAAGGAAGTGTTCATTTTAGCGGTGATGCTATCCTTTTGTCATAACCTGATTATCGAATCGACAGTGGCGGCAAAGGTTGGACTGAGGGTGTCCGTAATTTTGTTAGTCAGAATCAGTCTTGCCGTTGTTTCAGCTATTGTCATTCATCTTGTTTGGCAGGGAGGCCAGGAGCCGGCGCAATATGGATTGCTTACAGCAGCTCAGGCGGCTGATGTGCCTTCAAGCTGGTATATGATCGTTCTTCTTGCTGTACAGAAAGCCTTTCTTGGTGTACTCCAGCTGGCTTGTATCGTCATCCCTCTCATGATCATCATTCAATTCATGAGAGATTTAGGGTGGCTGCATACTTTGTCTAAGTGGCTGTCTCCTTTTACTAGAATGCTTGGAATGAAAGAAAATACGTCTATGACGATGGTGGCTGGATTAACCATTGGTCTAGCTTATGGAGCGGGAGTGATGATGAAGGCAGTGGAAGAGGACGGTGTGAGCAAAAAGGATTTAACCCTTGCCTTCATTTTCCTTGTTGCTTGTCATGCGGTGGTTGAAGATACCCTGATTTTTATTCCACTTGGCATTCCAGTATGGCCGCTTCTTGTCATCCGCCTGATTTCTGCCATTTTATTGACAGCTGCCATTAGCTATATTTGGCGGAAGCGGGAACATGCAGCTGTTAGAAAGGAAGCTATATGA